A region from the Catellatospora sp. TT07R-123 genome encodes:
- a CDS encoding DUF2631 domain-containing protein, translating to MAAQEPVTSPDQHAKTPVKAARIAGVVVIVMLLLMLAGNHRGNVENIWLILVAGILAAIMIIDAVLRRNGLRE from the coding sequence GTGGCCGCACAAGAGCCGGTAACCTCACCTGACCAGCACGCGAAGACCCCGGTCAAGGCCGCCCGGATCGCGGGCGTCGTCGTCATCGTGATGCTGCTGCTGATGCTCGCCGGTAACCACCGGGGCAACGTGGAGAACATCTGGCTGATCCTCGTGGCCGGCATCCTCGCCGCCATCATGATCATCGACGCGGTGCTGCGCCGCAACGGCCTGCGCGAGTGA